taaaAGTCATTAATTTTGTATCTTTTTAAAACACTAAATATTAGTACTATTTCTTTCTCATTTTAgagtaattttttttcaattttatccGGAGAAGTTGTTTATTTGTATTTGTGTTTATACTAGATTGTTTACTAGGAAATTAGTGTAATGAATAATTTTGAAAATGCCTTTAATGAGATAGAATAGTATATTCAAGAGTGCTAAACTATTGATAACTTCGAGGAATAATTAAAAACACTATTGCTACAATGATACTACTGTATTAATTTGTCCATTTCATGTTTTGGAGATTGGAGGAAAACAAATGACAATTTGACATAATGACATGACTCTTTTGATTTCACGAGCGTAGTGCCTGTTTGATTATTTGTTCTTTAGCGAATAgttgttaataatttatttttcatcaactattaataATTTGGAGTAAGATGAACATGACATTTAAATTTTGGTATCGATCTTCATACCTCTTCACGAATTGAAATCCACCTTCTAAGACGTTTGAAACAATCTTTATTATCCAACTGAGTCCTcttaatttataactttgatCTTTCAAATATACTATCTAATATCGTATATTGTTTGGTATGTTTTTTGTTGTTCTCCCCAAAACCTTTCACGTGATTCTCCCATCCCTTCCGATAGTAGTCTATCATTTCCATTCCCATTCACTGCCCACCCCCTCATGTCTCACCTCTCTTTTGTTCCCCCTCCCCCCATCCACAATAACCACCTAAACTAAAACCTCTCattccaatttaaaaaaaaaaaaaaatgaaaccagCAGCAGCTTCCTTTCTCACATCCATCATTCTCCTCCTCCTCACTTTCCATTCTCACACTTTCCAATCCCTCACCCCTAACCCCCAAATTACGGACGCTCTCTCCATCCTATCTTTCAAATCCAAAGCCGACCCCCACAACAAACTCCCTTTTTCCATCACCACCACTTCCTCTCCCATTGCAAATGGCTTGGAATTCAATGCCAACCCAATTCCTCCAAAGTCACCCGTCTAGTTCTCGAAAACTTAACTCTCTCCGGCACCTTTCCACCCAACACATTATCCAATCTCGACCAGTTACGAGTCCTCAGTCTTCAATCCAACTCCCTCACTGGCCCAATCCCCGACTTATCCGGTCTACTCAACTTAAAAACTTTATTTCTTGATCATAACTTGTTTTCTGGCTCCATTCCACTTTCCATTTCATCTATGCATCGATTACGAACTATTGATCTGTCGTTTAACAAACTTTCGGGTCCCATTCCCGTCAGTATTGTTAATCTAGACAGACTAAACTACCTTCGTCTCGATTCAAATAAATTAACCGGTTCTATTCCGCCTTTTAACCAATCTTCTCTTCAGATTTTCAATGTTTCTTATAATAAACTATCAGGACCGGTTCCTGTAACACGTACATTAGCTACTTTTACGTTTTCTTCGTTTTCGTCTAACGTTAAATTGTGCGGTGAGATTGTTAGGAGAGAATGCAGTTTAATAGGACCGTTTTTTGGTAACCATTCTTCCGCGGCTCCTCCGCCGCCAGCACGAGCAGTGCCGGGGCAGAGCGCGAGCGCGCAGTTACAAGAAACAAGCTCAACCAAATTAAAACATTCGAGAAAACTTTTATTAGAAATAATTGTTGGGATGTCTGGGTTTGTAGTACTTGTTTCAATGACCATATGTCTATTTATAGGAATTAAATCGAGATCAGGAAAGAAAAAGGGAAATGATGACGTCATGTCGACTAACGAGATATTAGAAATGGCGGCGGCTGCCGATGTGATGAGAATGGAAGAAGCTAATGAACTtgaagaaaaagtgaaaaatttacaaaaaggGATTGCAATGGGGAAAAGTGGGGCCCTTGTGTTTTGTGCAGGGGAGGCGCAAATGTATACATTGGAACAGCTGATGAGAGGGTCGGCGGAGTTGTTAGGAAGAGGGTCAATTGCGACTACTTATAAAGCGGTTTTGGAGAATCGTTTGATTGTGTGTGTAAAAAGGTTAGATGCGGCGAAATTGGAGTTGGCTAGTAAGGAAATGTTTGAGAGGCACATGGAAGCGGTTGGCGGTTTGCGCCATCCGAATCTTGTGCCTCTCAGAGCTTATTATCAGGCTAAAGATGAACGGTTGTTGGTTTATGATTATCAGCCGAATGGAAGTCTATTTGCTCTCATTCACggtaaagttttgttttttgtttttgtttttgttttgaactGTTGGGTTGACTCAGTAACTATAGGTACGATTTGACTCACTGTGGCTGCATTGGGCTAAAAAGTAGTCGCATGTGATTTAGCCACGTAGGTGTAGGGTgggttattaacttattataaaaagaaagacTGTTTGAAATGTACTATCACTACACTAGATACAGGAGCTACAGGAATCTTGCAGGTTGGTGGGTTATTTATGGTTACGCAAGTTTTGTAGAATACGACATTGACTTAACTTGATTAAGGCCAGGGGTTACTTTtctttatctatacttctatactactcaTAAACCTcgaatatatctatacttctatactactagcataaagtaaagaaaaaataacatcCTTGTTTGAAAGTTACACGAGGGGATTGTTTGAAATGCTCTTGATGGTTAAATTATACTATgagttctttattttttaaaatatctccgtTGACCTTTTACATTATCAAATTATCTACAACACTCGACGTTGTCTCTACCACCAAcagccgcctccaccaccacaatGTCGCCACCataaccaccgccgcattgcgcggataacGTGCTAGCTTGTAACAAAGAAACTTGTACCCATGATTCAAGAGGGGATGGGTTTTGTTTTAGACAAATAATGTTTGGTTGGGTATAGCTAAAACAAGATGGTATGGTAGAGTGGTATACAGAAGATTACTTTCATTTCGTTATATATTTTGGACTTCTAACAATTCATACCTCTCGGCAAGTAACTAAGTATAGATTTTAATTTAGTCTTATATCCTTTACTTTTGGCATTCTTAATGTATCAATTTAAAATTTCATCTTGATGCAAAAAGAGTAATACGggtgttgaaaaaaaaaactaattagaacaaattctttcataaaatagtttttttttttttttcaaacttaaacttatataattattattgccgtttgaaaaaacaaaaatttgtgattttacattaattttgtttgaattaaaatctatggaaacaaataaaaaaaaatagattttgttCAAAATAATAGGAAATAGATTAGATTGCGACAACCATCTCCAAATGGTATAGTGATAAGACTACTTTCCTCACAAGAGTTCAGAATTTGAGTCTTACACTAGGCATGTTTGGGGATGACCACCTGTATTTAATTTCTACTTATGATGGAGTGGGTGACTTTTTATTAGGGTTTCTCATCCCGGGTTTAAATTTGGGAGTTATTGAGCAATAGGCTCTAACACGGACATGATAAGACAAACCTCCCGATAATCTCGAGTAATTGTGCATGGGATGGTTAATGAACCAAGCCTTTTATCAAGTTATTCGAGTTCGGCTTGCATATATCTTATGCtctataatttgttttataataagaTTTGTTTCACCTAAAATGGTCTCCATGGAGTAATATCTAGATGTCTATAAAATTTTTGGACTTATATTTGAATTAATTTCTTATTTACATAGACTTTAGACACTAAATATGAATCATTTGAAGTCTTATATTTGTTCATAATAAGTGCTTCCCAgcttctttattttttcatttatcatAACTTTTTGTTGGATTAAACGTAAGGAGCAATCACAATTTTGACATATACAGGGTCAAAGTCAACAAGAGCAAAACCACTACATTGGACATCATGCTTAAAAATAGCAGAGGATGTAGCACAAGGCCTCTCTTACATCCACCAAGCATGGAGACTAGTCCACGGTAATCTCAAACTATCAAACATACTCCTCGGTTCCGAGTTTGAAGCCTGTTTATCGGACTACTGCCTCTCCGCACTCTCCACCCATCTCCCCAACACCACTGATCCCGATTCTGCATCCTACGAGGCGCCAGAAACACGCAAGTTAAACCAACAGCCAACGGCCAAATCTGATGTTTACTCATTCGGGGTCCTACTCCTTGAGCTCCTAACTGGAAAACCGGCATCCGACCACCCTCATTTAATGCCAGACGATATGGTGAAATGGGTGAAGTCGGTGAGGGGCAACGGTGGTGGTGATGTGGAAGACAATCGGCTCATAATGCTGGTCGAGGTAGCGATAGTGTGTCGAGTGAGCTCGCCTGAGCAAAGGCCTACAATGTGGGAAGTTATTAAAATGATTCAAGAGATTAAAGAAGCTGCTGTAACGGAAGAATTAAATGGGGTTTAGCTGATCTTTATTAGATAGTAAAACAAGTTGCCACTTGTATATTGGGTTTTGCTAATTTACGTCCTATGTAATGATATGATGATCAGGTAAAAACAACTACGAATTACAGATGATGATTAATatgaaaatcatcatcaattatttttgtATGCATGAACTAACTAGAGTTTGGTCTGGTTCTAGCAACGTACGTTGTGGGGCAGGGGACCGAAAAATAATGCACGTCCAAGTGGAAAGGATAAGAATGGTAAAACATGTTTTGATCATACTAGTTGAAACCTGCCAATGGTTTTGATTTAGATGTATTTTTAGGGCCCTCTATTAAGTTGTACATGGTATTTGGGTAGGGGATTTCTTTCATGTTAACTTATTACTAATTTGAAAGTAAGGTATTTTTATATTGAAATCAAAGGAGAaaatttattaatcatttttgaaccttaattttatatattattcttttacaatatttttattgttattgctaGATGATTAGTTGtcatttttaaagtttgggTTAAAATAATTGACCTAAATTTGTCAAAACTTTATActgtaaaaaaaatactttgcgGCAACGCGCGAGGTCAATAACTAGTATTTACTGTGAATTAACAAAGTCGGTAGGTAGGTAGGCAGTTGTTcgaagatcctctaaagttgttttcaattttataggtaaagttgagcACATCttaacctttggattaaaattaagggtcaagattcaaatatatatatatgaagcataaatattatataagtttcaggtaaaataaaacaagtattaaagtaaaacaatttAAATAATAGGATTttattcactgaaaatcaccgtgcatcatttTAACCATAAGCTAAGAACCAAGATCttatcctatttgttttattttaatatttgttttacaatacccgaCTCCTATAATGATATACCGGTAAAATATACTTTCAGATTTTATAAATTGATTTTTCATGCATAGCCTAAAAGACTTTCAGATTTTATAAATTGATTTTTCATGCATAGCCTAAAAGTTGggttttttggtttggtttttctcACCCCTAACCACAAGGTGTTAGGTTGTTTTAAGACTAACTCTTGGTTCAAGGATTGGTTAGACCCGAGCTGCGTTTAGAACCGGTGTTTTCATATGTCATCTTACTATCTTAATTAGTACCTTTAGGTTATGCACACATCTTTTTCAAGTAGTTTTATCAAaggatacacacacacacacacattttacATAATCATATTCAAATCTAATTATCacaaatgtaatatatatatatataatggatgtAAAAAGATGGAGAACATTGTTGCCATACATTAATAATCTGTACTTTTTTTTGCCATAGTTAATAAATGTTCACATGTTAAATTTTCCACAAAATTATTTGCACTCATATCATGCACTACAAACAAATTAGCTATAAAACTACAACACTTgtgtttccaaaaaaaaaatcacactagaaaacacacacactagTTTCAGCTGGGGGAGGCATCGGAAAGTCCATAGCAGATCAGCAACCgaaatttcaaaactttaaaTGTTCAGAAAGCTCTCATCGATATGACTTCACAAGTTGCCACCATTGCCACAACCCCCAGCAATATTTCAAGATTATAAACTTAGCTATCCAAGATCAGCAAATCAATGAACCATCTACAAGCACATATCTCCAACACACGCCTAATATATCACACTGCACTGGAAAATGTCAGAATTAACGCTTGTATAAGTGTATGTTATACACAATAGGCGATAGGAAAGCGGTATTTACCTGCACTTATTTCCATATTCTTCACTATAATgtatgttggagatgagggtgaGGTAAAATACGAATATACATTAGCAACATCTTAAACTTAATGTCTATGCAACATGAGGTCGGAAATGGGCTGTGGACGAGGTTTTGATCTCATGATTGTTTCGTCACTGTGTTTGATGAGCTCTGAGAGTCTCCATGGTTTTTGCCATTTCCATTTGAATTGCAACATCCATTGATGATGACTCCTCTTCCACCTCCACAGCTTTCCATTAGAATGCCCGACCAATGCCAGTTTCTTCATAGATAACTGACTCAGGGGAACCATCTGTACTCAACATATTCATATTCAGCCAAATTTACTATAAACTACAGAAAGAATCAAAGAAGTAATTAATCAAGATGTTTTGACCTTTCGTTTCTGGTCTATGAAGGCTGCTGATTCCCTGACTGAACCATTGGCTATGCCTGCCGTGTATTTGAGCTGTTTTGGTACGGGAACAGAATTTGGAGATAATGGACCACTCATGTCATCAGCCACGTGTTTCAGTGAATTGTGAGAATTACCCTGTTTTACTAAAGGAGTTAGAAATGAAATCGTATGCTTATATTTTATACTGTCAAGAAAAATCTGATGCATTTTATTACCGAGGCAGATGAAGCCAATGCGATTGCCACAGTTTGCTGTTCTCTTACTTTTAGCTCCTTCTCGGCTTCTTTTCTTCGTAGTTCACTCTGTCTTAGCAAACCCACAAGCTCTTGCAACTGTTCTTCCATTTCTTTCATCTCAACATCCTTCTCCCATGATTGGCATCTATGTGAAACCATGAATATCGGTAACTTATGTAACTTATATATTCTAAACAGGACAAATAAGATTACATGGTAATATAAGGCGTACCTAGCATCTGCAAGAGAATTGAACATATATTGAAGAAGGTTCTTGGCATCCGCCATAGAACGCAGCTGATTCCAACGTCCACGACTTGCAAAGCCACGCTCCCTTTCTTCTGCCTCGGACAGTTGTGAAGCCATGAACACAAGTGAGTTTGATGAAATGCTTAACATGCTCTCTAGTGAAGATATTCTCGACATTCTAGCTTCAGGTGACAAAGATGATGCCCTGAATGAGTTAAATATTAGTTTCTCCATTCAAGGAAAGTATTGTATGAAACACCAATAGTTGATTGTACCTAGAGAATCCATTTTTTCCTCTTGGAGGGCTAACTCCTTTTGCAGCAAATTCATCAACTTGTCTAAGAACAGCTAGCTCTTCAGCCAGTGCAGCACGCCTGCAAAATAGCCAATTAAGTAAAACAACATATTTCCCGTATCTATATCAtcataaactttatatatacatacacttcgCTTTGTTTCTCATATTCATATCGAACTTCATGAACATTCACCATCACTTCCACCTCATGATCCAGCCATCGCTGCAATGATTTCTCATTGCTCTGAAATGAGAAActtgatttttaataaaagtacaTCAAAGGTGACAAAATTGCATTAGTCCTGACATTAACCTGTACATTTGTTCCATTTCCATTTCCGTTTCCGTTGCTAGTCACTGTAAAAGATGTATGTAATATATGAGCAAGGCTATTTATGCAAATTAACTAGGTCTCAATGATGCATTTTTAGTACTTCCAACAGCAAGTAAGATGCTAAAATATACCAGAAATGTCGCGAACTGACTTGCGGGCCTCAAGTAATTCCTTGAGCCTCTTGGTAGCCATAGCAGCCTCTTCTGTCTTTCTTTGAAGGACCTAAAAGGCGATTGATTATATTAGATTAGACAACGCAATTTCAGGGATTATAATGtaaaaatgaacaaaatcaGAGCCGAATGGAATGCAACCATTTTCTGGCGTTGATTTAGGGCCTGCAGTTTATGCCTTTCGTATTCATTCCTACGCCCTTCTTTCTTTAGCTGCAATAATTTGATGAAATGATCAAACAGCCTCATATAAAATTCACCATAAATATTACTCATATAAACGGGGTTTGAAAGAAAGCAAAAATGTTGAATAGCAACACAACGTTAATACATGCCTGCAACAATTCTTTTTCACGTGATGCTTTCCACTGTCGGAATTGCTCAGCTTCTTGCTTTATCCTGTGTTGTAGTTGAACCTACAACCTCATATAAGTTAATACCAAATTTCACTTATATAAACAGGTACTACAGATACAGGTTTTGAATATATAAACCTTTTGGGCCTTGATAAATTGTATTTCGTCTTGTAACTTTTTTGCTGCATCATCACTCTTTTGTTTTTGCTTCACAATTTGAACCTGACTGTCTTTTTTCTTCTTGAGATCCTGAATCTGAGGTGTGAAAATTGAACAGTTAAAACATGTATTGTAGATTGTATGCTTCACACTCTAAATGGGCATGTGTATACCTGTGACTCGAGTGATTTTAACTTGTGGGAATGCAAATCTTGTAACTTTTGTGTTTGACCGTCTGAAGTAGCTGAAAGATTTTCAATTTCGGCCTGCAATCGGTCCCTCTCTTTCTACATTGATAACCGAAAGTTTAACATTAAACAGAAACATAAATCACATAAGATGACAAAGTTGCTTGTAAGAATATAATCACCTGTACTGCCCGTTTTTCATCCTCGAGTTCCATTATTTTCTTCCCAAAATGTTGCTTAAGAGTCATAGTATCAGATCCACCAAAAAGTTTCATCTCCGACTATAAAAGAATCGAATATGTATAAGTAACTTTCAATACAATGTAACCAACACATTAACAGATATATAATCTCGATTGGTAGACCTGGTGATCTGTTTAATATTTCTAAAAgcaaaaatgcaaatatatataaagaaaaaagagacaCACCTCCTTCTGCTCTAAACGTTTATTCAACTCATGCAGTTCTTTGCCCATTGAGTCTTGGAGAAGGGTGTGCTCCCACTCTTTTGCTGCTTCTTCATCTATAACGCCAGAATCGCCTTCACAAATATATTCATGTAACAAAAATGTCGTTGACTGAGAAATGGGGTTTTAATATAAGCAAGACTTGGGATATAAGAATAGTAGTTAGTACCACTTTCACTCATCTGATAATCAGATGAATCAACACTTCTTTTTAACTCTTCATTTTCTATACAAAAGGAATCATCAACCTGCAACATTTAGTCATTATAAGTTACCTATGAACTTTGAACCATACTTATAGGTAGCGTAAAAAATGATGAATTACACGTACTTTAGTGTCCATTTCAGAGTGATCAATTGCAATGCCTCGACTACGGTAAACATGAAGTTCCCTACAAAGATCTTGATTAGTAGCTTCAAGCCAAGCAATCCTTTCTCGCAGTACCTGGTCAAAAAGCCATTGTTAATGGTCAAGCAATTACAGGCATAAAAACTTCTTCTATTTTCAACCTATTACACACATTTACATACCTGTAATTCCACTGGAGAACCTCCACCACGAGCACAAAGTTCCGCCTGCAAGCACTCTAGTTGTTGGCGCATCCTTAACATTTCACTTGACATTGGGTCCCTATTCACTACAGGTTTATTCTGAATATTCCGAGCACGATTAGCATACTTCAACGTGTTCAAAGTTTCCTCGGCGTTTATATCAGCAGGACTAACGCAAGCTGGGAAACCATAATGCTATAAGTTTGtgtaaaaatcaaaacttgataattaacaacaaacactttatttTTAACTACATTAAAAGATTTTGGGGTATAGAAGTTACCGATCATAACTGTTCTGCTATTTCCACCAAGAGAATCCTGCCATTAAAGTACATTACAGATTGACCCCAAATCAGTAAACAAAAATGCTATGCTATTGATATATCATATTCTAAAGCAAGggggaaaaaaacaaatttcagGTTCTCCAGCTTGTTATTGTGTCCAACCTGTAAGAGGCGGGTAAGTTTACTATCACGATATGGAACATGAGCACCTTCTTTCCGTTTCTTCTCATCACCAAGGGCACTGATCACATTTCCAAGTGCAAGAAGTCCCTTGTTAATGTGAACTCCTGTTTTCAGAGAAAGGGGTTATCACAGGACAGTCTTAGCATCACACactaatgaaaaaaataaaatcaatatgCCTCACCTTCTTTGAATCGCATGCCATCAGATCCTGTTCTTTTAGCGCGTTCTGATCCAGCAAGGTCAACTAAATGCAACTTGGCACAAAGATATTCATCACCCATGGCGTCATTCGAACTATTATCACCAGAACTCCCTTTTCGTATTTGTTCTACTGTAATTGTAAAGATCGCATGTGAACGACTGCATCAAAAAGTAATATCAATTACAGTACATAAGAATAACTGCTATCAATACGATACATTGAAAAGacgtaaaaaaagaaaaaatgcaaTTATAGCATCTAGTCAACCTCGACTGATTATTCATATTTGTACTTCCCGTGGCCCTGCTCAACGATCCGTGCTCCAAACAATCAGCCATTTCTTTAAGTGTTTGAACACTACATTCAGTAGATCCAGCAAGCGTTATAACACCATTTGAATTTTCACGAATTTGTATTGGTGGCTTCCCTGGTATATTAACTTTTCCTGTCTGCCCATTCGTTATCTCTGATTTGTTACTCGAGTTTGGATCCAACAAGTCTCTCACCTCTTCTTTTAGAATCTAAAATCAACAAAATTCCTCACTTAATACTCTAAACTATgtttcatatcatatatctccatatataaaaagttaacaaaagtatataaatatataacctcAATGAAAGAAACATGCAACTGGAAATCTATTTGATGCTTCAAAGTTTCGATCTTGTTGAACAAAGCATTCATAGCTTGAGGAATAAGCCCTGTTTGAGAAGCATCTTTAGAGCCAGAACCCATAGTATACGTTTTCCCCGAACCCGTCTGTTAAACTTGAAAAATGTCAAATACCATCATCATAAACAATCACAATtacaatacaaatacatatatatatatatatatgacttttattagattagatttaatAATATACCTGTCCGTAGGCTAAGACAGTGGCATTATATCCTTGAAAAAGACCATCAACAAGAGGAGCAACACATTCTTCAAACATAGCCGATGAAACCGTACCGGTACTACCATAAACATGATCGAATGTAAACGAATGTGTACCCAGTTGCACctatttttatttcatatataattaattataatcataatatcaatatcaaaacAGTAGAAACCAAACCACATTATTAGACACTTTTTGATATATAACATTACTTAAGAGTAAGAATTTACCCAATTTAGCAActttacaatttatatatagtatgtgATGATTATTACTAGTTAAAATTAGTATGATTTTACTGAAAAATATACTGCTTATCAGATCAATGGAAATAGTGAAGTGATGAGATCTAGTAGTAATGGGATCTGTTAAAAAGTAAAGATGaaaattgaatcttttgattAAAAGTAAGTAATTAGATATAATTATTATTGGTATTAATGTGGTTAAGTTAGCTGGTAATGAGTGACCGACGGACGTACCTGTGGTTTTCCGGGAACAACGGAGACACAATCTTTACAAGCTTGAAGCTTTTCATCACCCACGAGTGGGCGGATATGTACAGCTACTTTGACTGAACAGTCTTCAgtagcggcggtggtggtggtggtggttggtggtggtggtgattccATTGTTATGTTGCATTAAAGTGTGGTGCAGTGAGAGTAGAATTTTGGCGAAGAAATGGATACAAGATCAATTTAATTGATATTATATGATGAGGGGGAATGGAATGGTGTGTGAGTGGGAGAGAGActgagagagagagaaagaagatgaatgaaagtatgtatgtatgtgtaaaaCTAATAAACTGTAACGACAGCGCCACCAACACCAACCTGTAATTCTCTATCTATCTAGTCTACTACTCCTTCATATAATACGTTAGTTACATTCATTCATTTTCTACTCTTTTCCTTCGCATCTAATTACTATTCATGGGTTCCATTGGGATCGGGTTTAGGTTCGTGGGTTTTGACCCAAACCCAATTCATTACAAGTTTTAAGGTCAAATCTTTGACCTTCACCGACCCATTATAAATTGG
The Erigeron canadensis isolate Cc75 chromosome 2, C_canadensis_v1, whole genome shotgun sequence DNA segment above includes these coding regions:
- the LOC122587261 gene encoding kinesin-like protein KIN-4A, which codes for MESPPPPTTTTTTAATEDCSVKVAVHIRPLVGDEKLQACKDCVSVVPGKPQVQLGTHSFTFDHVYGSTGTVSSAMFEECVAPLVDGLFQGYNATVLAYGQTGSGKTYTMGSGSKDASQTGLIPQAMNALFNKIETLKHQIDFQLHVSFIEILKEEVRDLLDPNSSNKSEITNGQTGKVNIPGKPPIQIRENSNGVITLAGSTECSVQTLKEMADCLEHGSLSRATGSTNMNNQSSRSHAIFTITVEQIRKGSSGDNSSNDAMGDEYLCAKLHLVDLAGSERAKRTGSDGMRFKEGVHINKGLLALGNVISALGDEKKRKEGAHVPYRDSKLTRLLQDSLGGNSRTVMIACVSPADINAEETLNTLKYANRARNIQNKPVVNRDPMSSEMLRMRQQLECLQAELCARGGGSPVELQVLRERIAWLEATNQDLCRELHVYRSRGIAIDHSEMDTKVDDSFCIENEELKRSVDSSDYQMSESGDSGVIDEEAAKEWEHTLLQDSMGKELHELNKRLEQKESEMKLFGGSDTMTLKQHFGKKIMELEDEKRAVQKERDRLQAEIENLSATSDGQTQKLQDLHSHKLKSLESQIQDLKKKKDSQVQIVKQKQKSDDAAKKLQDEIQFIKAQKVQLQHRIKQEAEQFRQWKASREKELLQLKKEGRRNEYERHKLQALNQRQKMVLQRKTEEAAMATKRLKELLEARKSVRDISVTSNGNGNGNGTNVQSNEKSLQRWLDHEVEVMVNVHEVRYEYEKQSEVRAALAEELAVLRQVDEFAAKGVSPPRGKNGFSRASSLSPEARMSRISSLESMLSISSNSLVFMASQLSEAEERERGFASRGRWNQLRSMADAKNLLQYMFNSLADARCQSWEKDVEMKEMEEQLQELVGLLRQSELRRKEAEKELKVREQQTVAIALASSASGNSHNSLKHVADDMSGPLSPNSVPVPKQLKYTAGIANGSVRESAAFIDQKRKMVPLSQLSMKKLALVGHSNGKLWRWKRSHHQWMLQFKWKWQKPWRLSELIKHSDETIMRSKPRPQPISDLMLHRH